The DNA window CAACGCCATGAACAACCAATCGATTTATGACTTTACCGTAGCCGACAGCAGCGGCAACCCTGTATCACTGGAAGACTACCGCGGCAAAGTGCTGCTGATCGTCAATACCGCCAGCAAGTGCGGCTTTACGCCTCAGTACACTCAGTTGCAGGAACTCTACGATCAATACAGTGCACGAGACTTCGTCGTACTGGCACTGCCCTGCAATCAGTTTGGTGGTCAAGAACCAGGCTCAAATGCCGAGGTTCAAGAATTCTGCCAGATGAATTTTGGACTTAGCTTTCCAGTGATGGGTAAGATCGACGTCAATGGTAGTGAGCAGCATGCCCTCTACACTCACCTGAAGAGTCAGGCTGGCGGACTATTCAACAGCAAGATTAAGTGGAACTTCACCAAGTTTTTAGTCGACCGCGAAGGTCAGGTGGTAGAACGCTATGCGCCGATCCGCAAGCCTAAAGACATAGCTGCGGATATTGAAAAACTGCTCTAAGAAAACTAACCCGTTGCCGTCATCTGACGGCAACGCTTGAATCAAAAAATCCGCTCTACTTACTGGCGCGCAGTTCAGCAAAATACTTTCTCGCCGCCGCATTGACCTTTGGCGCCAACACCAGAGTTGAGATCATCGTTGGAATCGCCATGGTGGCATAGGCCGCCAGAATCAGGCCATTGACTATATCCATAGACACTACAGCACCCACCACAATCAGGCTGATGTAGACCGGCGTGTAATAGTGCTCGCGCTCGGCACCGAACAAGAATCCGGCACATTTCACCCCATAGAACCACATGCTCACCATGGTGCTAAAGCTCAGCATACCCACCATGATCAACAGCAGATAAATACCGGTTAGCGGAAACACCTGTTCGATCGCGCGAGCTGTCATGGTGACACCTGCCAGATCAGAATCCGCCTGCCAGACACCGGTCAACAGAATAATCAATGCAGTACAGGTACAGACCAGCAGCGTATCGACCACCGGCCCGACCATGGCGACAATGCCCTCACGAATCGGCTCTGTGGTTTTCGCCGCACCATGGGCCAGAGACTCTGTGCCAATGCCCGCCTCATTGGAGAAAGCGCCGCGCCGCACACCTATCATAATCACCGCACCCACAGATCCGCCGGCTGCTGCCTCACCGGTAAAGGCGTCGGTAATAATCAACCAAAACACCGCCGGTATATCAGCCATGTAGGTATAGAGAATCACCGACGTCATACCCAAATAGAGGATTACCATTGTCGGCACCAGGCGCACAGTTAAGCGACCAATGCGCTCAATTCGCCCCGCCACAACAATAGTAACCAACACCGCCACGGTGAGACTGGCAAAAAAATCAAAGGCAAAATGGCTGTCATTAGTGGCCAAACCGGCCGGGATAGCGACACTGTCACGGAGCAATTGAATAAACTGGTTGGCTTGAAAAAGCGGCAGCGCACCTATTAGACAGGCCACGGCAAACAGTGCCGCCAGTGGATACCAGCGCTTGCCCATGCCTTCCATAATCACGTACATAGGTCCGCCCCGCAGTGCACCAAGGGAGTCGTGACCACGGTACATCACTGCCAGTGATGCGGTATAAAACTTGGTGGCCACACCGACAATGGCAGTAACCCACATCCAGAACACTGCACCGGGGCCGCCGATGCTGATGGCAATCGCCACTCCGGCAATATTACCCAACCCCAAAGTTCCGGAGAGTGCTGTAGAGAGGGCCTGTGAGTGAGGAATATGCCCTGGATCGTTGGGATCGCTGTACTTGCCGCGTAGCAATGCAATGGCATGGCCAAAATAGCGATAGGGTTGCAGGCGTGAACGTATCATAAAGAACAGCCCGCCGCCGACTAAAAGCACCACCAGTGGTGTGCTCCACATTAGGTCAGCCCAGGCATTAAGGAAATTTTCGATTTGTTTTAGAGTAGTTTCAGTCATTATATTTATTATTCTTTTGGTGACGGAAATTTAAGCGCGGTTAAAGCGACCGCGATAAGAGGAACCTGTTACGGCGTCTTGGGTTTTACGTAAAGCACCAGGCTGTGGCCAACTAATTGATAACCTTGGTTTGCAGCAATGCGCTCCTGCAGAGCTTCGATTTCAGCATCGTGGAATTCGATCACTTTACCGGTCTCAGTACAGACCATATGATCGTGATGTTCGCCGCGATCAATCTCGTAAATCGCCGGGCCATTATCAAAATTGTGGCGCTCTACAAGACCGGCAGCTTCAAATTGAGTGAGTACCCGATAGACCGTGGCAATGCCAACATCGCCATCGGAATCCCGCAGCGCCTGATAGATATCTTCAGCGGTCATATGACGGTCTCTGCAGTTTTCGAGGATCTGCAAGATCTTTACTCGAGGTAAAGTTACCTTGAGTCCGGCTTTTTTTAGTTCTCGATCTTCCAGATTCATGCTTAGCCCTTCTCTATGCTGGTCGCTTTGGGTATTATCCCCGTTCGCTCAACCAACGGGAACCCCACACATGCGAATAGTTCTGATTTGCTTAATAAGTTTTACGCTTCTAGCCAGTGGCTGTAGCTGGATCAAATTCCCTGGGGTACACAAAGTAGCCATTCAGCAAGGCAATATTGTTGATCAAGAGATGATTGATAAACTGCTTCCCGGAATGACCAAATCTCAGGTTCGCTTTGTCCTCGGCACCCCCCTGGTAGCAGACACCTTTAATCAGGCGCGCTGGGATTATTTCTACAGCCGCAAGTCGCCCTCAGGCAAAGAGACTCAAGAGCAGGTGACAATTTTCTTTGATCAGGAAGATAAACTTGAGCGCATGACTGGCGACTATCTGCCCAGCGCTGCAGCAGAACCCGAGGCTAAGTAGCCTCGACAAGTTTGAAGGGCCCGTGCGTTTAACGAGGTCGGAGCCAAGCTCTTGATTGGAGAGCTCTTGATTGGAGAGCTCTTGATTGAAGAGCTCTTGATTGAAGAGCTTTCAGCCAAGAGTCTTGTAATTAGACAGCTTTACCATCAGTCTCCGCCTGCTCTTTCTTGAGCTTGGCTTCCTCAGCACGGCGGCGGCGCACCTCTTTAGGGTCAGCTATCAACGGCCGATAAATTTCCACCCGGTCACGCTCCTGCAACTGATACTCACTTGGCTCAGGCAGGCCCTTGGTGCCCAATACCTGAGAAAAAATACCCATCTTGCAAGTTTCCAGATCTATCTGCGGAAAAGCCTGCACAATCCCAGACTGCTCAACGGCCTGCAGTGCCGTGGTGCCAGCAGCCACATTTAGCTGAATCAACTTTTGTTTCTCCGGCAGTCCGTAAACCACTTCCACCACAATCATCTTACTGTCCGTCATTTGCCTTCCCATATACTTGATCAGCTCGGCGACAGAGCGAATCCACAAGATTATTTGCCATATTCGAGAACAGCTTCGATGCTGCCATACCCATCGCCATACTATTAAATTCAAACTCCAAATCGAGGCTCACTTTACAGGCCTCTGGGGTCAATGCTTTGAAATGCCAAACACCACGCAGAGTTTTGAACGGCCCATCTTCAAGACTCATTTCGATAGTAGTCGGCGAATTGAGCCTGTTGCGCGTCATAAAGCTGGTTTTGACTCCAGCCTTTTTCAAGTCTAGTCGCGCAACCATCATCACATCGCTGTGCTCAAATACCTCGGCACTCTGACAGCCATCCATAAACTGCGGATAATTGGCCACATCATTCACCAGATCAAACATTGCCTGATCCGAGTACATTACCAGTGCCGAACGCTGAACCTTATTCACAGCAACCTCATCTTAAGCGAAGAACTTGTCATAGATACCCATAACAAACACCGCCGCTATAGCCACTGGTGCCACATATCTCAACATCAAACGCCAGCACTGCATAACCCAGGGCGAGGTGCCCTGCATTTCATCATCGACAAATTCATCTTTCATCACATAGCCAACAAACAGCGCAATCAAGAGTCCCGACAGGGGCAACATCACATTGGAGGTAAGAAAATCTAAGAAATCGAAGAAGGTAAATCCAGCAACCGTTGAATCGGCCCAGATATTAAATGAGAACACGCTGCCCAAACCCAACAACCAAGTGCCGCCAGCGATCAGGGAATTGGCCTGAATTCGATTCATATTCTTCGCTTCAATTAACCAGGCAACTGCGGGCTCAAGGAGTGAAATAGCAGAACTCCAAGCGGCGATGGTCACCAGCACAAAAAACACCGAGCCGATCAATAAACCCCCAGGCATATTGCCGAAGGCTACTGGCAGACTTATAAACATCAGGCCGGGACCAGCGCTGGGTTCAACGCCGGGGGTCGCAAAGACAATGGAGAAAATAATCAAACCTGAAATAATTGCCGTCATGCTGTCGAAGAAGGCGACGGTTAAAATGGTTTTACCTATATTGGCATTCTGCGGCATATAGGCGCCATAGGCCATGATCGCCCCCATACCTATACTCAGCGTAAAGAACGCCTGACCCATAGCCTCGAGCACTCCACGGCCAGTCAGTGCAGCAAGGTCGAAGGTAAAGAGGAAATCCCAACCGGCCTGAAAGTTACCGCGAAAGAAGCTAAAGCCGAGCAGTATCAGCAGCATAATGAACAGCAGCGGCATTAAAATTTCCACCGCAACACCTAAGCCTTTTTTGACGCCGCCCACAACGACGCCGACGCAGAGCATTAGAAATAAGGTCTGCCAGAATATCAGTCGCGCCGGGTCGGCTAATAGCTTGCCAAAAACACCGGCAGCTACTTCACCTGCAGCACCGCGCAACTCGCCAGAGGCCATAGCAAAAATATAATCCAGCGCCCAACCGGCAATCACCGCATAGAACGAAATAATCAGCATGCCAGCCACAACACCGAGCCAGCCTATATGGCGCCAGGCCGAGTGGGCACCACTTTCAGCGACCATATCGCGCATAGAATTGATTGGGCTCTGGCGACCACGACGACCAATAGCCACTTCCGCCATCATCACCGGAACACCGATTAACAAGATGCAGGCTATGTAGGCGAGTACAAATGCACCGCCACCATTGCTGCCGGCAACATAGGGAAACTTCCACATATTGCCCAGGCCCACCGCAGAACCGGTGGCCGCCATAATAAAGGTCCAGCGACTAGCCCAAGTTCCGTGCATGCCTTTTTGCTGTAAGCCCATAAACTACCCCAAAAAATGATGATGAATTGTAACGCTATCGCCAAGGTGATCCTAATTAAATAGCCACCATTGAGTGCGCATTTGGTTATGATAAATAGACCAGCAGACGTATAATCGCGAGTTATGACAAAAAAGAAACCTAAAGCTCAATCCAGCACCATCGCTCTCAATAAGAAGGCGAAGCACAACTATTTTCTCGAGCAAAAATTTGAGGCGGGAATTTCGCTGATGGGCTGGGAAGTAAAGAGCCTCCGCGAGGGCAAGGTCAATCTTACCGACACCTATGTGTTGCTGCAGAATGGCGAAGCCTGGTTGATCGGCACCAATATCACACCCCTGGCAACCGCATCGACCCACTATGTCACCGAACCTATCCGCTCGCGCAAGCTATTACTTAATCGCCGTGAACTGGATAAGCTCGAAGCTGGGGTCAACCAAAAAGGCTACACCTGTGTGTGCACCGCAATGTATTGGAAAACCCATCTTATTAAAGTTGAAATCGCCCTGGCCAAAGGTAAGGCGGACTTCGATAAGCGCAACGACGACAAAGAACGTGACTGGGATCGTCAAAAGCAGCGGATTATGCGGCACTCTGCGTAATCCGCGGGCTCTTTTATAGGCTCTGTATGACCTTTCAAAATTAAGGGATTTAGCCTTCTGATTTATTGCCAAACAGCCCTTTTAGACCGTCAGCCTTTTCCTTAATCTGATCTTCCAGTGATCTACCCATGCCTTTAATCGCTCCTGACTGGCTCACTGCCTTACCTGCGGCGCGGGTAATAGCGCCGATAATTTCTGCTGCGGCCTCAGCGCCAGAGACTCCGCCGCCGCCTTTAGCTGATTCCCCTATATCAGTGAGATGGAGGTCAGGCAATTCCAGGTCGAGACCTTTGTCACCAAGAATCGTATAGTGCACCACGGCATCGGTAATCCTCATATCTCGAATAATGAATTTTTTGCCCTCAGCATCGTAACTCTCTTGGCTGCTATCAGCACCCAAATAGGCAGCAATATTAGCCTGAATTTGATCCAGGTTACTGCGGCCACCGACCCGCTCCATGGTAATTTCTGGCGCCACAATGCGCAGAGAGTCGATCACTACAGTGTCACTGGCTAAGTGCTCTGCATCCATCGCGAAGCTAATCAACCCCAACTTAAACGCATCCGCTGACTCAAAACCCTGAGGGTTACCCACCCGCAATCCTGAAAAGCTGCCGTTGGCGTCAGTTAGCGACAGGTCCACAGAGCTAAGCGTCACCTCCGATCCCGTCAGCTCAGGGCCAATAGTCTCCACTGCTGCTTTAATACCGCGATCCAAATTTGTCAGGACAAAAATCATCAGCAGGACCACCAACAAAATAATTGTCGTGGTGATTTTTCCAATTTTATTCATCCTAGCTCTCCATTAAGTGTGATTCAGTCCAATTAGATAAAGCATAGATGCTATTCTGCTATCTGTAAAAAGAGCTCTATCATCAGAACTGCTGATTAACTCTGTGACTCAAGGAACCGATCAATAGTGACAACAAAGCCCTCAATGCTGCAGACTCCCGTAGCCAGCCCTGCAGTTATCCTTGAAGGACTCAGACTGCTCGGGCATGCAGATATTCGCTGGCTGGTGATTATTCCAACACTGCTTAATCTAATACTGTTTTCGGCGGCGACTTGGTTTGCTGCAGCTTGGGTTAGCGGCTGGCTGAACTGGCTGATTGCCTCAGTGCCGGAGTGGCTCGAGTGGCTGGTGTGGATTATCTGGTTATTGTTTGCGCTGCTGGCGTTGGTTGTCTACTCCTTCACCTTTACTTTATTTGCCAATCTGATTGGTTCACCGTTTTACGGCATTATCGCCGAGCGAGTGATTGCCCTTGAGCGCAACGAAAGCGAGGTCGATAAGACTCAAATATCGACCTCGGCACTGCTAGCCATTGCCTGGGGCAGTTTTTGCCGCGAGCTGCAGATCATCGCCTATATGCTGCCGCGAACCCTTGGTATAGCCCTGCTCACGGTGATGATTAGTTTTGTGCCGGTGATTAATATTTTAGCGCCACTGATTGCTAGTAGCTGGGCGGCTTGGTCTCTCGCTTTGCAGTATTTAGATTATCCCGCAGACAGCGACAAACTGAGCTTTGCCGAGGTGCGCCAGCGCGCGGGGAAGCAGCGATTATTGTCACTGAGTTTTGGATTGTCGGCATTGTTAGCAGCAGCGATTCCGCTGGTCAACTTGCTGTTGCTACCGGCCACTGTGATTGGCGGCACGCTACTCTGGTGCCGCCAATACAGGGAGGTATAAAAAGAGCTACGGCACAGCAGGGCGCTGTGCCATTTGATTTAGCTGACGGTATTTGGCTAAGCTTTATTGCCGTCTATATCGCCTTCTTGAACTGAAGGTTCTTCCTGGGCTGAGGGCTCTTCTTGGGCTGAGGGCTCTTGTCCCGCTGAGGGCTCTTGTCCCGCTGAAGGCTCTTCTTTGACTGAGGGCTCTTCTTTGGCTGAGGGCTCTTCTTGAGCTGAAGGCTCTTCTTGAGCTGAAGGCTCTTCTTGAGCTGAGGGCTCTTCTTGAGCTGAAGGCTCTTCTTGAGCTGAAGGCTCTTCTTGAGCTGAGGGCTCTTCTTGAGCTGAGGGCTCTTCTTTGGCTGAAGGCTCTACAATCTCCACTGCAACCGCCGGCTGAGTTTCTGCTGGCTGCTCGAGAGGGATCTCGGCTTGTGCTGGCTGTTGTGCAACGGCCACAGGCGCTGCGTCAACAACAGGGGCTTTTTTAGCAGCTGGTGCTTTACGAGCTGGAACAGGTGACTCGGCAAGTAAGGCTTCATCGGGCATGGTGCAAGACAGTTTCATATCCAACAGCTTCTCGATGGGCTCGAGCAAGAATGCGTCGTCTTCACAGGCAAAGCTTATGGAAATGCCGGTCTCGCCAGCACGACCGGTGCGACCAATGCGGTGCACATAGTCTTCAGGCTCTTCTGGCAGGGTAAAGTTAATCACGTGGCTAACGCCGTTGACATGGATACCGCGACCGGCAACATCAGTGGCGACCATAACTTTGATCGCACCGCTCTTGAAGCCTTCCAGTGTTTTCATACGACGCGCCTGAGGCACATCACCGGCAATCAAACCGACCTTGAAACCTTGCTTTTTTAATCGCTCATAGAGAGTGCGACAAATATCGCGACGGTTGGCAAATACCATAACGCTCTGCACATCCTCAGTTTTGAGGATATTTTGCAACAGAGCAAATTTTTCACTGGCGGTGGTAATAAAGATTTTCTGCTCGACGGTATCCGTAGCTACGCGCTCCGGCTCCATCTCAAGCTTCACTGGCTTGTCCGTCCACTGCTCCGACAAACGCATGATGTCATCGGTGAAGGTGGCGGAAAAGAGTAATGTTTGACGATCTTCTTTCGGTGGCGTTGAACGCACCAGACGACGGACCTGGGGAATAAAGCCCATATCCAGCATGCGGTCGGCTTCATCGATAACCAGAACTTCAACCTGGTCCAAGTGAACGTCTTTGTTGCTGGCAAAATCCAGCAGACGTCCCGGAGTTCCCACCAGAATATCGCAGTGTGAACGCTTAATTTTGTGCAGCTGCTTGGCGTAGTCCATACCACCGACCAAGGTGTGTACCTTGAGATCTGTGTGCTGAACCAGCTGTTCGGCATCTTCGCCAATCTGAATCGCCAGTTCGCGAGTCGGCGCCAGAATCAATGCACGGGCTTCGCCCATATAGCGCTCGTCTTCGACGGGAAATTTGAGCAGGTCATTAATAATACTGATCAGAAAGGCAGCGGTTTTACCTGTACCTGTCTGAGCCTTGCCAACCATATCATGGCCACGCAAAGTATGGGGCAGCGAAGCACCCTGAATAGGTGTGGCGTAACTAAAG is part of the SAR92 clade bacterium H455 genome and encodes:
- the rhlB gene encoding ATP-dependent RNA helicase RhlB, whose protein sequence is MRGPRRRGRGRGRSNNSAEKAWSADQFVVEVQEGKARFHDFDLPLPLLQGIQTAGFSYATPIQGASLPHTLRGHDMVGKAQTGTGKTAAFLISIINDLLKFPVEDERYMGEARALILAPTRELAIQIGEDAEQLVQHTDLKVHTLVGGMDYAKQLHKIKRSHCDILVGTPGRLLDFASNKDVHLDQVEVLVIDEADRMLDMGFIPQVRRLVRSTPPKEDRQTLLFSATFTDDIMRLSEQWTDKPVKLEMEPERVATDTVEQKIFITTASEKFALLQNILKTEDVQSVMVFANRRDICRTLYERLKKQGFKVGLIAGDVPQARRMKTLEGFKSGAIKVMVATDVAGRGIHVNGVSHVINFTLPEEPEDYVHRIGRTGRAGETGISISFACEDDAFLLEPIEKLLDMKLSCTMPDEALLAESPVPARKAPAAKKAPVVDAAPVAVAQQPAQAEIPLEQPAETQPAVAVEIVEPSAKEEPSAQEEPSAQEEPSAQEEPSAQEEPSAQEEPSAQEEPSAQEEPSAKEEPSVKEEPSAGQEPSAGQEPSAQEEPSAQEEPSVQEGDIDGNKA
- the fur gene encoding ferric iron uptake transcriptional regulator — translated: MNLEDRELKKAGLKVTLPRVKILQILENCRDRHMTAEDIYQALRDSDGDVGIATVYRVLTQFEAAGLVERHNFDNGPAIYEIDRGEHHDHMVCTETGKVIEFHDAEIEALQERIAANQGYQLVGHSLVLYVKPKTP
- a CDS encoding AsmA family protein, with protein sequence MNKIGKITTTIILLVVLLMIFVLTNLDRGIKAAVETIGPELTGSEVTLSSVDLSLTDANGSFSGLRVGNPQGFESADAFKLGLISFAMDAEHLASDTVVIDSLRIVAPEITMERVGGRSNLDQIQANIAAYLGADSSQESYDAEGKKFIIRDMRITDAVVHYTILGDKGLDLELPDLHLTDIGESAKGGGGVSGAEAAAEIIGAITRAAGKAVSQSGAIKGMGRSLEDQIKEKADGLKGLFGNKSEG
- a CDS encoding amino acid carrier protein, with the translated sequence MTETTLKQIENFLNAWADLMWSTPLVVLLVGGGLFFMIRSRLQPYRYFGHAIALLRGKYSDPNDPGHIPHSQALSTALSGTLGLGNIAGVAIAISIGGPGAVFWMWVTAIVGVATKFYTASLAVMYRGHDSLGALRGGPMYVIMEGMGKRWYPLAALFAVACLIGALPLFQANQFIQLLRDSVAIPAGLATNDSHFAFDFFASLTVAVLVTIVVAGRIERIGRLTVRLVPTMVILYLGMTSVILYTYMADIPAVFWLIITDAFTGEAAAGGSVGAVIMIGVRRGAFSNEAGIGTESLAHGAAKTTEPIREGIVAMVGPVVDTLLVCTCTALIILLTGVWQADSDLAGVTMTARAIEQVFPLTGIYLLLIMVGMLSFSTMVSMWFYGVKCAGFLFGAEREHYYTPVYISLIVVGAVVSMDIVNGLILAAYATMAIPTMISTLVLAPKVNAAARKYFAELRASK
- a CDS encoding sodium-dependent transporter encodes the protein MGLQQKGMHGTWASRWTFIMAATGSAVGLGNMWKFPYVAGSNGGGAFVLAYIACILLIGVPVMMAEVAIGRRGRQSPINSMRDMVAESGAHSAWRHIGWLGVVAGMLIISFYAVIAGWALDYIFAMASGELRGAAGEVAAGVFGKLLADPARLIFWQTLFLMLCVGVVVGGVKKGLGVAVEILMPLLFIMLLILLGFSFFRGNFQAGWDFLFTFDLAALTGRGVLEAMGQAFFTLSIGMGAIMAYGAYMPQNANIGKTILTVAFFDSMTAIISGLIIFSIVFATPGVEPSAGPGLMFISLPVAFGNMPGGLLIGSVFFVLVTIAAWSSAISLLEPAVAWLIEAKNMNRIQANSLIAGGTWLLGLGSVFSFNIWADSTVAGFTFFDFLDFLTSNVMLPLSGLLIALFVGYVMKDEFVDDEMQGTSPWVMQCWRLMLRYVAPVAIAAVFVMGIYDKFFA
- the cysZ gene encoding sulfate transporter CysZ, coding for MTTKPSMLQTPVASPAVILEGLRLLGHADIRWLVIIPTLLNLILFSAATWFAAAWVSGWLNWLIASVPEWLEWLVWIIWLLFALLALVVYSFTFTLFANLIGSPFYGIIAERVIALERNESEVDKTQISTSALLAIAWGSFCRELQIIAYMLPRTLGIALLTVMISFVPVINILAPLIASSWAAWSLALQYLDYPADSDKLSFAEVRQRAGKQRLLSLSFGLSALLAAAIPLVNLLLLPATVIGGTLLWCRQYREV
- a CDS encoding glutathione peroxidase, which translates into the protein MNNQSIYDFTVADSSGNPVSLEDYRGKVLLIVNTASKCGFTPQYTQLQELYDQYSARDFVVLALPCNQFGGQEPGSNAEVQEFCQMNFGLSFPVMGKIDVNGSEQHALYTHLKSQAGGLFNSKIKWNFTKFLVDREGQVVERYAPIRKPKDIAADIEKLL
- the smpB gene encoding SsrA-binding protein SmpB, with the translated sequence MTKKKPKAQSSTIALNKKAKHNYFLEQKFEAGISLMGWEVKSLREGKVNLTDTYVLLQNGEAWLIGTNITPLATASTHYVTEPIRSRKLLLNRRELDKLEAGVNQKGYTCVCTAMYWKTHLIKVEIALAKGKADFDKRNDDKERDWDRQKQRIMRHSA
- a CDS encoding RnfH family protein, translating into MTDSKMIVVEVVYGLPEKQKLIQLNVAAGTTALQAVEQSGIVQAFPQIDLETCKMGIFSQVLGTKGLPEPSEYQLQERDRVEIYRPLIADPKEVRRRRAEEAKLKKEQAETDGKAV
- a CDS encoding type II toxin-antitoxin system RatA family toxin, yielding MYSDQAMFDLVNDVANYPQFMDGCQSAEVFEHSDVMMVARLDLKKAGVKTSFMTRNRLNSPTTIEMSLEDGPFKTLRGVWHFKALTPEACKVSLDLEFEFNSMAMGMAASKLFSNMANNLVDSLCRRADQVYGKANDGQ
- a CDS encoding outer membrane protein assembly factor BamE; this translates as MRIVLICLISFTLLASGCSWIKFPGVHKVAIQQGNIVDQEMIDKLLPGMTKSQVRFVLGTPLVADTFNQARWDYFYSRKSPSGKETQEQVTIFFDQEDKLERMTGDYLPSAAAEPEAK